One genomic region from Haloarcula taiwanensis encodes:
- a CDS encoding DNA-binding protein, protein MYVLDSSAFINEYHTDEQIATIPLVREELEDEAAYRFDALEGSGMHLHIPEDNTVERIERAAGETGDLAELSETDIRLIAAAFELDSRLVTDDYAMQNVAEKLDVAVEVIAREGISEQREWLFQCAGCGREFDENRDRCPICGSSLSRKNPA, encoded by the coding sequence ATGTACGTTCTCGATTCCTCGGCATTTATCAACGAGTACCACACCGACGAGCAGATAGCGACGATTCCGCTCGTCAGAGAGGAACTGGAAGACGAGGCTGCCTATCGCTTCGACGCCCTCGAAGGCTCGGGGATGCACCTTCACATTCCCGAGGACAACACCGTCGAGCGCATCGAGCGCGCCGCCGGTGAAACCGGTGATCTGGCGGAGCTCTCGGAGACCGATATCCGACTGATTGCGGCCGCGTTCGAACTCGACAGCCGACTCGTCACCGACGATTACGCGATGCAAAACGTCGCGGAGAAACTCGACGTGGCAGTCGAAGTCATCGCCCGTGAAGGGATCTCCGAACAGCGGGAATGGCTGTTCCAGTGTGCCGGCTGCGGCCGTGAGTTCGACGAGAATCGCGACCGCTGTCCCATCTGCGGTAGCTCGCTATCGCGGAAGAACCCGGCTTAG
- a CDS encoding CAAX protease family protein: MDDTAANWGVLAAGLGLVVLVATETGVVGWMTPATAIGPVTARQVAAAGFVVAALVFSLVRHGALGRRQAGLGATGASIVATLATLIAFFGPEFRTGVEATVGLAVYFSVLAGSLTVALGWALSTGVPNDRLYTVARALSVATGIGLAGFLVGTVFAQFVVLGAAAGGLVSAAALKGGTVTGPTYITLTIGIGVGFVGFGAAVASRLDRTWADLDLRRPGLHDIGYSVGGVVVLMLALFGFSYLIQALGLEAARSSVEELAREDPSFLLVMVPLAFLTIAPSEEFIYRNLIQKYLYDDFGDLQAIILTSAVFGVVHFGQYSTGTPTQTVLSLLLVFVLSTLLGLSYLKTENLLVPVFIHGAFNAIQFLTLYIEITGNPAI; the protein is encoded by the coding sequence ATGGACGACACTGCCGCGAACTGGGGTGTGCTCGCTGCTGGCCTCGGTCTCGTCGTACTCGTCGCCACAGAAACCGGCGTGGTCGGCTGGATGACACCAGCGACGGCTATCGGCCCAGTTACCGCCCGACAGGTCGCCGCCGCCGGCTTCGTCGTCGCCGCCCTCGTCTTCTCACTTGTCCGCCACGGCGCACTCGGCCGCAGACAGGCCGGTCTGGGCGCGACAGGCGCAAGCATCGTCGCAACCCTCGCGACGCTCATCGCGTTCTTCGGGCCAGAATTCCGTACTGGCGTCGAGGCGACTGTCGGACTCGCGGTCTATTTTTCGGTGCTGGCCGGCAGCCTCACAGTCGCACTGGGCTGGGCGCTGTCGACCGGCGTGCCGAACGACCGGCTGTACACGGTCGCCAGAGCGCTCTCGGTCGCAACGGGAATCGGACTGGCCGGCTTCCTCGTGGGCACAGTGTTCGCCCAGTTCGTCGTTCTCGGGGCCGCGGCGGGAGGGCTGGTCAGCGCCGCAGCACTAAAAGGCGGGACGGTCACCGGACCCACGTACATCACGCTCACTATCGGCATCGGCGTCGGCTTCGTTGGTTTCGGGGCGGCCGTTGCCAGCCGGCTGGACCGAACCTGGGCCGACCTTGACCTCCGTCGCCCCGGTCTCCACGACATCGGCTACAGCGTCGGCGGCGTCGTCGTCCTTATGCTCGCGCTGTTTGGCTTCAGTTACCTCATTCAGGCGCTCGGGCTGGAAGCCGCTCGGAGCAGCGTCGAAGAGCTGGCCCGCGAAGACCCGTCGTTCCTGCTCGTGATGGTCCCGCTGGCGTTTCTCACCATCGCGCCAAGTGAGGAGTTTATTTACCGAAACCTCATCCAGAAGTACCTCTACGACGATTTCGGCGACCTACAGGCGATTATACTCACCAGTGCTGTGTTCGGCGTCGTTCACTTCGGACAGTACAGTACTGGGACGCCGACACAGACCGTCCTCTCGTTGCTGCTGGTGTTCGTCCTGTCGACACTGCTGGGCCTGAGCTACCTCAAGACCGAGAACCTGCTCGTGCCCGTCTTTATTCACGGGGCGTTCAACGCTATCCAGTTCCTCACATTGTACATCGAGATTACAGGAAATCCGGCAATCTGA
- a CDS encoding photosystem reaction center subunit H yields MAAILAENLSGKDVMGTDGAEIGSLYNITMDFSSGALHNLVIDPAESLRNTNFEYSDQGRLLVPVERVKAVKDHMIVKR; encoded by the coding sequence ATGGCCGCGATACTTGCGGAAAACCTGTCGGGCAAAGACGTGATGGGGACTGACGGCGCGGAAATCGGCAGTCTCTACAACATCACGATGGACTTCTCCTCGGGCGCGCTACACAACCTCGTCATCGACCCCGCGGAGTCGCTCCGCAACACGAATTTCGAGTACAGTGACCAGGGCCGCCTGCTTGTCCCGGTTGAGCGGGTCAAGGCGGTGAAAGACCACATGATTGTCAAACGGTAG
- a CDS encoding cell surface protein, giving the protein MTERARTRRAFLGTLAATMAGSIAGCQSQFNPLASTALDERAATQFRQGLLNQGYQDASIPDAVERAWELPANRGDHTAAKGSPAPAPTGDLILADDTGRVRAIAPDGEVQWSTTITQATRGSHGTPAIANDTVYIGAYDGALSALDLETGKRRWRTELGDAIGASPTYYNGSLYVAVEHAAPSGSVVAVNAATGDVQWRDSRPTDHPHSTVALDREHARLLFGSNDGYCYAWSFPALERVWRYNTGGDVKAPIAVADGTAIVPSWAETVTAIDVTDGSELWTFEADADVMCAPAVDDGTVYVGSHDDRVYAIDLDSGEEQWRYDTGGWIIGSTVATRNHVLVGSYDGRLYALEQDSGAVAWTTDNRGHVTSAPLVTADGIYYAERAVEGDPDRPGMCYRLVPT; this is encoded by the coding sequence GTGACAGAGCGCGCACGGACGCGACGGGCGTTTCTGGGGACGCTCGCGGCGACGATGGCCGGGTCGATTGCGGGGTGCCAGTCACAGTTCAATCCGCTCGCGTCGACGGCTCTAGACGAACGCGCCGCCACGCAGTTCCGGCAGGGACTCCTGAACCAGGGGTATCAGGACGCGTCGATTCCGGACGCTGTCGAGCGGGCCTGGGAACTGCCGGCCAATCGCGGGGACCACACCGCGGCAAAGGGAAGTCCCGCGCCGGCACCGACCGGCGACCTGATTCTGGCAGACGACACCGGCCGCGTGCGGGCCATTGCACCGGACGGTGAAGTCCAGTGGTCGACGACGATTACGCAGGCAACGCGCGGGAGCCACGGCACGCCCGCCATCGCCAACGACACCGTCTACATCGGGGCCTACGACGGCGCGCTGTCGGCGCTGGACCTCGAAACCGGAAAGCGGCGCTGGCGGACGGAACTGGGCGACGCTATCGGTGCGAGTCCGACCTACTACAACGGATCGCTGTACGTCGCCGTCGAACACGCCGCCCCGAGCGGCAGCGTTGTCGCTGTCAACGCTGCGACCGGTGATGTGCAGTGGCGAGACAGTCGGCCGACCGACCACCCCCACTCGACGGTAGCGCTGGACCGCGAACACGCCCGCCTGTTGTTTGGATCGAACGACGGCTATTGTTACGCCTGGTCGTTTCCGGCCCTCGAACGGGTCTGGCGGTACAACACTGGCGGCGATGTGAAAGCCCCTATCGCGGTCGCTGACGGGACCGCTATCGTACCATCGTGGGCCGAGACCGTCACCGCCATCGACGTGACCGACGGCTCGGAACTGTGGACCTTCGAGGCCGACGCCGACGTGATGTGTGCGCCGGCGGTCGACGACGGCACCGTCTACGTCGGCAGTCACGACGATCGGGTGTACGCAATCGACCTCGACAGCGGCGAGGAGCAGTGGCGCTACGACACCGGCGGCTGGATTATCGGGAGCACCGTCGCCACCCGGAACCACGTGCTCGTCGGGTCCTACGACGGCCGACTGTACGCACTGGAGCAGGACTCGGGTGCAGTGGCCTGGACCACGGACAACCGCGGCCACGTGACGAGTGCGCCGCTGGTGACCGCTGATGGCATCTACTACGCGGAGCGTGCCGTCGAGGGCGACCCGGACCGGCCGGGGATGTGTTACCGCCTCGTCCCGACGTAG
- a CDS encoding pyruvoyl-dependent arginine decarboxylase produces MSTIRVVWGTATGPTALAAYDAALAEAGVHNYNLISLSSVIPAEPAIEVTGTAPDLGPPGEALEVVQSSATASPGERGAAGVGWARSEDGPGIFYEVDGTSEDAVRMEIREGLAAGRDLRDWEFVEENVYVESASDDAEYASAVVLATYGESHPVV; encoded by the coding sequence ATGAGCACCATCCGGGTCGTGTGGGGGACTGCGACCGGCCCGACCGCGCTGGCCGCGTACGACGCGGCACTCGCCGAGGCGGGCGTCCACAATTACAACCTCATCTCGCTCTCTTCTGTCATTCCTGCTGAGCCAGCTATCGAGGTGACTGGGACAGCACCGGACCTGGGGCCGCCCGGCGAGGCGCTAGAGGTCGTCCAGTCCTCGGCGACCGCGTCGCCGGGCGAGCGCGGGGCGGCGGGCGTCGGCTGGGCCCGGAGCGAGGACGGCCCGGGCATCTTCTACGAGGTCGACGGGACCAGCGAGGACGCAGTCCGGATGGAAATCCGCGAGGGGCTGGCCGCCGGTCGGGACCTCCGTGACTGGGAGTTCGTCGAGGAAAACGTGTACGTCGAGTCGGCGTCCGACGACGCCGAGTACGCCAGTGCCGTCGTGCTCGCCACCTACGGCGAGAGCCACCCGGTCGTGTGA
- a CDS encoding translation initiation factor IF-2 yields MSDTDPTTATDDTLRTPIVAVLGHVDHGKTSLLDKIRGSAVTAGESGAITQHIGATAVPLNVISEIAGDLVDPTDFDLPGLLFIDTPGHHSFSTLRSRGGALADIAILVVDVNDGFQPQTLEAIDILKRTQTPFIVAANKIDTVPGWNPNEGKPVQQTMDAQSDRVQSDLNEKLYEIIGELSDNGFSADMYWRVQNFQANIGVVPVSAETSEGIPDLLTVMMGLSQRYMKEEMEIDTTGPGVGTVLEVKDTQGFGTTLDAIIYDGTIRNDDTIVVGGLQGPIVTDVRALLRPRPLEEIRTEQEFEQVEQVAAADGVKIAAPDLDDAMAGAPIRVIRDRDRSEVIAEVEQELAEIEVTTQEEGVVIKADTLGSLEALSSTLEEEEIPVMRAEVGAVAPRDVRVAETAGEPTNQAILAFSVEVLDDARDLAEQEDVELFEDDVIYQLVESYDDHVTAIEEAQQEQILDNITRPAKFRILQDHTFRQSDPAVVGVEILSGELRRNVNVVRWDDGEPNRVGTLKTIQDEGEDVDSARAGERMAVSIQGPTVGRQIEEGDDLWVEIPEKHAKILEQELKEDISVDEREALSMYLEKHRNRDPFWGK; encoded by the coding sequence ATGTCTGACACGGACCCCACCACAGCCACCGACGACACCCTGCGGACGCCCATCGTCGCCGTTCTGGGCCACGTCGACCACGGGAAAACGAGCCTGCTCGACAAAATCCGGGGGTCGGCCGTCACCGCCGGCGAATCGGGCGCGATCACACAGCACATCGGCGCGACCGCCGTCCCGCTGAACGTGATTTCCGAAATCGCCGGCGATCTGGTCGACCCGACGGACTTCGACCTGCCCGGCCTGCTGTTCATCGACACGCCGGGCCACCACTCCTTCTCGACGCTTCGCTCCCGTGGTGGCGCACTCGCCGACATCGCCATCCTCGTCGTGGACGTCAACGACGGCTTCCAGCCACAGACGCTGGAGGCCATTGACATCCTCAAGCGAACCCAGACGCCGTTCATCGTCGCCGCGAACAAGATCGACACCGTCCCCGGCTGGAACCCCAACGAGGGCAAGCCGGTCCAGCAGACGATGGACGCCCAGTCCGACCGCGTCCAGTCCGACTTAAACGAGAAACTGTACGAGATCATCGGCGAACTCTCGGACAACGGCTTCTCCGCAGACATGTACTGGCGCGTCCAGAACTTTCAGGCCAACATCGGCGTCGTGCCGGTGTCGGCTGAAACCAGCGAGGGCATCCCCGACCTGCTGACGGTGATGATGGGGCTGTCCCAGCGGTACATGAAAGAGGAGATGGAAATCGACACTACCGGCCCCGGTGTCGGGACTGTCCTCGAAGTGAAAGACACCCAGGGCTTTGGAACGACGCTCGACGCCATCATCTACGACGGGACCATCCGCAACGACGACACCATCGTCGTCGGCGGACTGCAGGGGCCAATCGTCACCGACGTACGCGCCCTGCTCCGTCCGCGACCGCTCGAAGAAATCCGGACCGAACAGGAGTTCGAACAGGTCGAGCAGGTCGCGGCCGCCGACGGCGTCAAGATCGCCGCACCGGACCTCGACGACGCGATGGCCGGCGCGCCGATCCGCGTCATCCGCGACCGCGACCGCAGCGAGGTCATCGCCGAGGTGGAGCAGGAACTCGCCGAGATTGAGGTGACAACACAGGAGGAGGGCGTCGTTATCAAGGCCGACACGCTGGGCTCGCTGGAGGCCCTCTCCAGTACGCTCGAAGAGGAGGAAATCCCGGTCATGCGGGCCGAGGTCGGCGCGGTCGCACCGCGGGACGTGCGAGTCGCCGAGACAGCCGGCGAACCGACGAACCAGGCGATTCTGGCGTTCAGCGTCGAGGTGCTTGACGACGCGCGGGACCTCGCCGAACAGGAGGACGTGGAACTGTTCGAGGACGACGTCATCTACCAGCTCGTCGAGTCCTACGACGACCACGTTACTGCCATCGAGGAGGCCCAACAAGAGCAGATTCTGGACAACATCACCCGTCCCGCGAAGTTCCGGATTCTGCAGGACCACACCTTCCGCCAGTCCGACCCCGCTGTCGTCGGCGTCGAGATCCTCTCGGGTGAACTCCGCCGGAACGTCAACGTCGTCAGGTGGGACGACGGCGAGCCGAACCGCGTCGGGACCCTCAAGACGATTCAAGACGAGGGCGAAGACGTCGACTCGGCCCGCGCCGGCGAGCGCATGGCCGTCTCGATTCAGGGGCCGACCGTCGGCCGCCAGATAGAGGAAGGCGACGACCTCTGGGTCGAAATCCCGGAGAAGCACGCGAAGATTCTCGAACAGGAACTCAAGGAAGACATCTCTGTCGACGAGCGCGAGGCGCTGTCGATGTATCTGGAGAAACACCGGAACCGCGACCCCTTCTGGGGGAAGTAG
- a CDS encoding glucose-6-phosphate isomerase: MHVDIGAALANAADPGVERATLEELDERVAAAHERIEQGRTDDEFGYASLNLPEATDAEAIRDAVAPVADADSVITVGIGGSALGAKTITEALAEDPDSHVVLDNVDPEHVRRTLDGLSLADTAINVVSRSGTTAETLANFLVVREAYEDHGVDWTDRIVVTTGESGPLRSLAEQHDLPTLPVPKGVPGRFSALSAVGLVPPAILGIDIEGLLSGGQKAADDLAPSLYDSPAYAYGAMAYALEEEGAIVNAVMPYAERLESFGEWFAQLWAESLGKDGRGQTPARALGATDQHSQLQLYRAGHRDKVVTFVRPRERADVAIPDPDHENLSYLAGTDLGGLIDAEYEATVASLPAADRPALEVEIDRLDAESVGELLYAMEAACVLVGELADVETFTQPAVEWGKNATRALIRGETTDETAVIDERERLRIGETESL; encoded by the coding sequence ATGCATGTCGATATCGGAGCCGCGCTTGCCAATGCCGCCGACCCGGGCGTCGAGCGAGCGACGCTAGAGGAGCTGGACGAGCGGGTGGCCGCGGCCCACGAGCGAATCGAGCAGGGGCGAACCGACGACGAGTTCGGCTACGCGTCGCTGAACCTCCCCGAAGCGACCGACGCCGAGGCCATCCGCGATGCCGTCGCACCGGTCGCCGACGCCGACTCTGTCATCACTGTCGGCATCGGTGGCTCAGCGCTAGGGGCGAAAACAATCACGGAGGCGCTAGCCGAGGACCCGGACAGCCACGTCGTGCTGGACAACGTCGACCCGGAGCACGTTCGGCGGACGCTTGACGGACTTTCGCTTGCCGACACCGCGATCAACGTCGTTTCACGGTCGGGGACGACGGCGGAGACGCTGGCGAACTTCCTCGTTGTCCGCGAGGCCTACGAGGACCACGGTGTCGACTGGACCGACCGAATCGTCGTCACGACGGGTGAGTCCGGCCCGCTACGGTCGCTGGCCGAGCAACACGACCTGCCGACGCTGCCGGTTCCCAAGGGCGTTCCGGGCCGCTTCAGCGCGCTCTCGGCGGTCGGGCTCGTCCCGCCAGCCATCCTCGGTATCGACATCGAGGGGCTGCTTTCCGGCGGTCAAAAGGCGGCTGACGATCTCGCGCCGTCGTTGTATGACTCGCCGGCATACGCCTACGGCGCGATGGCTTACGCACTCGAAGAAGAAGGTGCGATAGTCAACGCTGTTATGCCCTACGCCGAACGGCTGGAGTCCTTCGGCGAGTGGTTCGCACAGCTCTGGGCTGAGAGTCTCGGCAAGGACGGGCGGGGCCAGACGCCGGCACGGGCGCTTGGCGCGACCGACCAGCACTCCCAGCTCCAGCTGTACCGCGCCGGCCACCGCGACAAGGTCGTCACGTTCGTCCGACCGCGCGAGCGCGCCGACGTGGCGATTCCCGACCCGGACCACGAGAACCTGTCGTATCTCGCTGGAACCGACCTCGGCGGCCTCATCGACGCCGAGTACGAGGCGACGGTGGCGAGTCTGCCGGCGGCTGACCGGCCGGCGCTGGAAGTAGAGATCGACCGCCTCGACGCCGAGAGCGTCGGGGAGCTGCTGTACGCGATGGAGGCGGCCTGCGTCCTCGTCGGCGAACTCGCGGACGTGGAGACGTTCACCCAGCCGGCCGTCGAGTGGGGCAAAAACGCCACGCGGGCGCTCATCCGCGGCGAGACGACGGACGAGACGGCGGTCATCGACGAGCGCGAACGCCTGCGGATCGGCGAAACGGAGTCCCTTTAG
- a CDS encoding peptidase, with amino-acid sequence MSRSPSLPERPRLELDPDMTPDERLEALREHFKEIVQVNEQLTEQLDAARDRQHDLTDEVDQLERENETLKTSSLYIATAEELTDDGVVVKQHGNNQEVLTEVSPSIRDGLEAGDRVAINDSFGVKQILDPETDARAQAMQVDGSPDVSYSDIGGLEEQIREVREAVEEPLVNADQFREVGIEPPSGVLLHGPPGTGKTMLAKAVANETDATFIKMAGSELVRKFIGEGARLVRDLFELAAEREPAIIFIDEIDAIAAKRTESKTSGDAEVQRTMMQLLSEMDGFDERGEIRIIAATNRFDMLDRAILRPGRFDRLIEVPNPDREGRERILEIHTEEMNLDDDVDLGAFATETDGLSGAELASLATEAGMFAIRDGRTTVQQSDLHDALEKIEADDDASSVPVAFA; translated from the coding sequence ATGTCGCGCAGTCCCTCGCTTCCGGAACGACCACGGTTGGAACTTGATCCCGATATGACGCCCGACGAGCGTCTGGAGGCACTCCGGGAACATTTCAAAGAAATAGTACAGGTCAACGAACAGCTGACTGAACAGCTTGACGCCGCCCGTGACCGGCAGCACGACCTCACGGACGAGGTCGACCAGCTGGAACGGGAAAACGAGACGCTCAAGACCTCCTCGCTGTACATCGCGACAGCCGAGGAGCTGACCGACGACGGCGTCGTCGTCAAACAGCACGGCAACAATCAGGAAGTGCTGACGGAAGTCTCGCCGTCTATCCGCGACGGGCTGGAGGCCGGCGACCGCGTCGCCATCAACGACTCCTTCGGCGTCAAGCAGATTCTCGACCCCGAGACCGACGCCCGTGCGCAGGCGATGCAGGTCGATGGCTCCCCCGACGTGAGCTACTCGGACATCGGCGGCCTCGAAGAGCAGATCCGCGAGGTCCGGGAAGCCGTCGAGGAGCCGCTGGTCAACGCCGACCAGTTCCGCGAGGTCGGCATCGAGCCGCCGAGTGGCGTCCTGCTGCACGGCCCGCCCGGCACCGGGAAGACGATGCTGGCGAAGGCTGTCGCCAACGAGACCGACGCGACGTTCATCAAGATGGCCGGCTCCGAACTGGTCCGGAAGTTCATCGGCGAGGGAGCGCGACTGGTCCGGGACCTGTTCGAACTCGCCGCCGAGCGCGAACCGGCTATCATCTTCATCGACGAGATAGACGCTATCGCGGCCAAGCGAACGGAGTCGAAGACCTCCGGCGACGCCGAGGTCCAGCGGACGATGATGCAACTGCTTTCGGAGATGGACGGCTTCGACGAGCGCGGCGAAATCCGCATCATCGCCGCGACGAACCGCTTTGACATGCTCGACCGCGCCATCCTCCGCCCCGGCCGCTTCGACCGCCTCATCGAGGTCCCCAACCCCGACCGCGAGGGCCGCGAGCGCATCCTCGAAATCCACACCGAGGAGATGAACCTCGACGACGACGTGGACCTGGGCGCGTTTGCCACCGAGACCGACGGGCTCTCCGGCGCGGAACTGGCCTCGCTGGCGACCGAGGCCGGGATGTTCGCTATCCGCGACGGCCGGACCACCGTCCAGCAGTCCGACCTCCACGACGCCCTAGAGAAAATCGAAGCCGACGACGACGCAAGCAGCGTGCCGGTCGCGTTCGCCTAA
- a CDS encoding CopG family transcriptional regulator: MARRFTVVCDDDQARIIETLARRYSITEEEVLSQLVALGLEARDEQTV, encoded by the coding sequence ATGGCTCGGCGGTTCACCGTCGTCTGTGATGACGACCAAGCGCGGATTATCGAAACGCTTGCGCGACGCTACAGCATCACAGAGGAGGAAGTCCTTTCACAGTTGGTTGCGCTCGGACTCGAAGCCCGAGACGAACAGACCGTCTAA
- a CDS encoding halocyanin — MDQSRRQFLGAVTAVVTGTIAGCSGGDSGEPSPTETATATQVPTRTATTSADSVTTPTETATPTETQTETPTATPTETPIDADQEVAVAPGDFVFEPVSFEVPVGSTVLWVWEGSGHNVKPTATPEESDWSGTPGDDGKTYSSGYEYAYTFAVPGEYEYHCVPHQSIGMTGSFTITE; from the coding sequence ATGGACCAGAGCAGGCGTCAGTTTCTCGGCGCGGTCACAGCCGTCGTCACCGGGACTATCGCGGGCTGCAGTGGTGGCGACAGCGGTGAGCCGTCCCCGACAGAGACAGCCACCGCTACGCAAGTACCGACCCGTACTGCGACGACATCGGCCGATTCGGTTACGACACCAACGGAGACCGCCACTCCAACCGAAACACAGACCGAGACACCGACAGCCACACCGACGGAAACGCCGATAGACGCCGATCAAGAAGTCGCCGTCGCGCCGGGCGATTTTGTCTTCGAGCCCGTGTCCTTCGAGGTCCCAGTCGGAAGCACCGTGCTGTGGGTGTGGGAGGGCAGCGGCCACAACGTCAAACCGACCGCGACGCCGGAAGAGAGCGACTGGTCCGGGACGCCCGGAGACGACGGAAAGACGTACAGTTCGGGCTACGAGTACGCCTACACCTTCGCGGTTCCTGGCGAGTACGAGTACCACTGTGTCCCACACCAGAGCATCGGCATGACGGGGTCGTTCACTATAACCGAGTGA
- a CDS encoding preprotein translocase subunit SecF, producing the protein MFEFEVPEVDYTQYSNRQLVAVPLVVLGLALAVLGGWYLVTGAPVSPSIDFTGGSELTVESSLSQAELRDNTFDEPVVSVQQVEGENRYIITFDSSNLEPIEETARSSDQMEFLGSGTTSPIFGQENQRLAVVGIGVAFLGMSLLVFAMFRSIVPSIAVVLSAFSDLVIPLAVMNLLGIKLSLGTVAALLMLIGYSVDSDILLNNHVLRRSGGFYESTYRAMRTGVTMTLTSMAAMAVMAISATLFGIELMASIGFVLVVGLAADLMNTYMLNVTLLRWYKYEGVKR; encoded by the coding sequence ATGTTCGAGTTCGAGGTCCCGGAAGTCGATTACACCCAGTACTCGAACCGCCAACTGGTGGCGGTTCCGCTGGTGGTGCTCGGTCTGGCACTTGCGGTGCTCGGTGGCTGGTATCTGGTCACCGGTGCGCCGGTCTCTCCGAGCATCGACTTCACGGGCGGTTCGGAACTCACCGTCGAGTCGTCTCTCTCACAGGCGGAACTCAGGGACAATACGTTCGACGAGCCCGTGGTTTCTGTCCAACAGGTTGAGGGTGAGAACCGCTACATTATCACGTTCGATTCGTCGAATCTGGAGCCTATCGAGGAAACCGCGCGGTCGAGCGACCAGATGGAGTTCCTCGGTAGCGGAACAACCTCGCCGATATTCGGTCAGGAGAACCAGCGGCTCGCGGTCGTCGGCATCGGTGTCGCTTTCCTCGGAATGAGTCTGCTCGTTTTTGCGATGTTCCGGTCGATCGTGCCGAGCATTGCGGTTGTCCTGTCGGCGTTTTCCGACCTTGTCATCCCGCTCGCGGTGATGAACCTGCTGGGAATCAAGCTTTCTCTGGGAACTGTCGCCGCGCTACTGATGCTCATCGGTTACAGCGTCGACTCAGATATCCTGTTGAACAACCACGTCCTCCGGCGGTCCGGCGGGTTCTACGAGTCGACATACCGCGCGATGCGGACCGGTGTGACGATGACACTGACGTCGATGGCGGCGATGGCGGTGATGGCGATTTCGGCGACGCTATTCGGTATCGAACTGATGGCCTCTATCGGGTTCGTTCTCGTCGTGGGACTGGCTGCTGACCTGATGAACACCTACATGCTCAACGTCACGTTGCTTCGCTGGTACAAGTACGAGGGGGTCAAACGATGA